A stretch of the Melanotaenia boesemani isolate fMelBoe1 chromosome 24, fMelBoe1.pri, whole genome shotgun sequence genome encodes the following:
- the LOC121635569 gene encoding tubulin alpha chain-like has translation MRECLSIHVGQAGVQMGNACWELYCLEHGIQPDGQMPSDKTIGGGDDSFNTFFSETGAGKHVPRAVFVDLEPSVIDEVRTGTYRQLFHPEQLITGKEDAANNYARGHYTIGKEIIDLVLDRVRKLADQCTGLQGFLIFHSFGGGTGSGFTSLLMERLSVDYGKKSKLEFAVYPAPQVSTAVVEPYNSILTTHTTLEHSDCAFMVDNEAIYDICRRNLDIERPTYTNLNRLIGQIVSSITASLRFDGALNVDLTEFQTNLVPYPRIHFPLATYAPVISAEKAYHEQLSVADITNACFEPANQMVKCDPRHGKYMACCLLYRGDVVPKDVNSAIATIKTKRSIQFVDWCPTGFKVGINYQPPTVVPGGDLAKVQRAVCMLSNTTAIAEAWARLDHKFDLMYAKRAFVHWYVGEGMEEGEFSEAREDMAALEKDYEEVGTDSVGEEDEGEEY, from the exons ATG CGGGAATGTCTGTCCATTCACGTCGGCCAAGCTGGCGTCCAGATGGGCAATGCATGCTGGGAGCTCTACTGCCTGGAGCATGGCATCCAGCCCGACGGTCAGATGCCCAGTGACAAGACCATCGGAGGAGGAGACGACTCCTTCAACACCTTCTTCAGCGAGACTGGAGCTGGGAAACATGTCCCCAGAGCCGTGTTTGTGGATCTGGAGCCAAGCGTCATCG ATGAAGTCCGTACAGGAACCTACCGGCAGCTCTTCCACCCTGAGCAGCTCATCACCGGGAAGGAAGATGCTGCCAACAACTACGCCCGTGGTCACTACACCATTGGAAAGGAGATCATTGATCTGGTTTTGGACAGGGTTCGGAAACTG GCTGACCAGTGCACAGGGCTCCAGGGCTTCCTCATCTTCCACTCCTTCGGAGGAGGAACCGGCTCTGGCTTCACCTCCCTGCTGATGGAGCGTCTCTCTGTCGACTACGGGAAGAAATCCAAGCTGGAGTTTGCGGTTTATCCAGCTCCTCAGGTGTCCACAGCCGTGGTGGAGCCCTACAACTCCATCCtgaccacacacaccaccctggAGCACTCGGACTGCGCCTTCATGGTGGACAACGAGGCCATCTACGACATCTGCCGCAGGAACCTGGACATCGAGCGTCCCACCTACACCAACCTGAACAGGCTGATTGGACAGATCGTGTCCTCCATCACCGCCTCCCTGCGTTTCGATGGAGCCCTGAATGTGGACCTGACGGAGTTCCAGACCAACCTGGTGCCCTACCCTCGCATCCACTTCCCTCTGGCCACCTACGCCCCGGTAATCTCTGCAGAGAAGGCCTACCACGAGCAGCTGTCGGTGGCTGACATCACCAACGCCTGCTTCGAGCCGGCCAATCAGATGGTGAAGTGTGACCCTCGCCACGGTAAATACATGGCCTGCTGCCTGCTGTACAGAGGAGACGTCGTACCCAAAGACGTCAACTCCGCCATCGCTACCATCAAGACCAAGCGCAGCATCcagtttgtggactggtgtccCACTGGGTTCAAGGTGGGCATCAACTACCAGCCCCCCACTGTGGTTCCTGGTGGAGACCTGGCCAAGGTCCAGAGGGCGGTGTGCATGCTGAGCAACACCACGGCCATCGCAGAGGCCTGGGCCCGGCTGGACCACAAGTTCGACCTGATGTACGCCAAGCGGGCCTTCGTCCACTGGTACGTGGGAGAGGGGATGGAGGAGGGGGAGTTCTCAGAGGCCAGAGAGGACATGGCTGCCCTGGAAAAGGATTACGAAGAGGTGGGAACCGACAGCGTcggagaggaggatgaaggagaGGAGTACTGA